TACTTACTCCTCTTAGACGGTAGAAAATCGAGGATAGAAGGTATGTTGCTAACGCTAGCGATGAAAATTGTTCCAACAATTATCATCATCTTGAGGACTAGAACTACCTGTTTTAGGAAATTTCAGGTTCCCTAAACAGACTAAAAACATCTATCTGCTCACTTAATCCTCGCATTGCTTCTAGCTAGCCATTCCTCTCTATTCGCGCGTAATTGTTATTTTTCCGCGTGTTCCtcgtttcttttgatttcttaCACTGACTTATTTTTACCCAAAAACATTATCACCCAACTTTAGCCATCTCCAGTGCTCCACATCGTGTTCCATTCGTTTCACCTAGGTAATTTCACCTTTTCATTCGCTTTAAAGTACTGGCCAGAACTATTATTGGTACGGTAATGATCATTACGCAGAATCTTGTTTCTTATTCGGGTTCAAGTCTCAATCACGATGGGAAGGGCAACTCTAGAATTTTGCTCAGCTCTACCAACTTTCAGCATAGAACTCCTAGTGAGCCACTAAATGGCACTGCCTATAATCATGAGTCCGACTTTGTCGTCAGAAAAACACgttcaaattcaagttcCCATTCGAATGTCAGCTTCCATGGCTACAATCTGCGAAGTTTACTTCCATATGTCAACTTTAAACTTTGCGGAATGTGCTTCCTTTGGTATTCTAGTTCTGTTGTCAGCAATAACAGCACAAAGCAGATATTGAGACAGTTTTCTTATCCTGTGACTCTCACCGAATTTCAGTTTTTACTGAATGCATTTTTTTGCTTGGTAACGATTATCGCTGTCAACCAACATGACTCCAGAGTATACAAAACCTCCTCCAAGATGTCGAAACGATTTCCCCCGGGGACATTCCCAAAAGACATCGATTCTGCATTCTTCACCCTGAAAGACTCATTTCTTACAATCAAGCGGAATATTTTATCAACAACTATACCCATGGGCATGTTCCAATTCTTAGGCCATATCACCGGTCATAAAGCAACGTCCATCATTCCAGTATCTTTGGTTCATACAATCAAGGCactttctccaattgtCACGGTCTTCGCCTACCGCTTGATATTTCACAAACACTATCCTATCAAAACATATTTAACATTAATCCCATTAGTGTCCGGGGTCATGCTCAGTTGTTTAAAAAACAACCTTTCAATAAACAACGATCTGTTCTTCCAAGGATGTCTATTTGCATTTCTCTCCATGTTGATCTTCGTCTCCCAGAACATATTTGCTAAAAAAGCCCttactttcaaagaaaaccaGTTAAACGGAGATGTCGActccaaattgaaaggTGACGATGACACTATCCTACCGCAATACAAGAATTCGGAAAATAACAAAGCAGAGAAGTTTGACAAGTTAACCATCTTGTTTTATTGTTCCATCATAGGCTTTTCATTAACGTTGCCGTTATACGTGATTCTGGAATCTAACGTTTTCGTCCAACAAAAAACCCTTTCCTTACTCCAATTAACACCTGGCCTACTGTTTTTGTTAATCCTGAACGGTTTTGCTCATTTTTGTCAGTCACTGGTGGCATTTCAAATACTAGGCATGATTAGTCCTATTAATTATTCTATCGCAAACATCATGAAAAGAATCACCATCATTGGATTTTCTATTTTCTGGGAGGCTACAAAACTGAACAACGTGCAGTGGTGCGGATTAGTTCTCACAATTATCGGATTATATAGTTACGATAAATGGGGTGCAGTCAAAAACTAGCCCTGGAATAATATTATTGATTACCTTAGATCGGATAAAGGATCCGGTAAATAATCCCTGATGTCATTGCCAGTCTTGTCTATGAATCTATCTCCGCTGCCATTAATTTCGACTTCCCTCTGTGCGACCTTATCCATCAACCTGAGGAAGTTAGATTGTTTGAATTTATGCTCAGTGTTCTGCGAAACAGTAGTGTCCACGTTGTTCATTTGGTTGAAGACCTGCTGGGCAATCTCTGCAAACTTGGTAGTCTCTATATCATTATTGTCATCTTCCTTCTGTAGCTCCTTTTGTTGCTCTACTTGTTCTGAGTCGGAGAACATATCCATACCgtcaatttcattctgAACTGTTTCGAATTGTCTCTCAAATGCAAGGTTTGTCATGTAGTGACTTTGGTCCCCCAGTTGCGTCTGATTATGAGTAAAGTTCTGATTATGCTGCTGAGAGTGCTGATTTACCATACTAAATACTTCTCTTGCAGGCGCATTAACAAGTCTCTGGGTTTCCCGAATTCTCATTTCATAttccatttctttgttATGTTGCATATGGTTGAACTCTTGAGTCCAAGCATTTGCAGTTGAAGACATTGCTTGCATGTTAGTTCTCTGATCCATGGTCTGGAAGCTTTGCTCCTGTTCCATACGGACGTTCTCTAGGTTCATTGCgccaaaatcttcaacCCATTTGTTATTCTCCTGTTGTTGCCTAAACTCTGAACTCCAATTATCGCCAAATCTGGTATTCTTCCTAATTAGCTCAGCAGAAGGGAAATAATTCCTTTGAACAGATGTGTTTTGAAACTGGCCAAATTCCGCTCCTGCGGTGGTGTTAAAAGATGACTCGGCTCTAAAGGCTCTATTCTGGCTACTATTTTGATCCCTAAATCTTGCTACGTGgtcattttccaaagtaCGGTCCTGCCCGACTCTCTTGCTGAGATTATCTAGCGCTGTGGCAGGGCCACAACTGCCATTAGAAGTAAACATTCAAACACTTAATtagggaagaaaaaactgTAAGGGATGATCGGTCATTAAATTACATATGGAGACATCTTCAAGTGTCTGGGGTAAATTATTGATTCGGTACACTATATGCATGTGGCTTCTTTTTTACATCACATCATATCATAGTAGATGCGCCTAGTAACCATCGTGTTCCTGCACTAGTTTATCAGTGCACTTGTACAACTGAATATGAGAGTCTTGGGTGTGTGACGTGGCCACCATCATTCTATGCGGATGAAGCATCATGGAAGAAACGTAGCCAGCAGTCTTATTGGATAAATATGGCGAGGGATCTCTGATAGTTGAAACATGTTCACCTGTGGTGGTAGCGACATTAACTATCTTGGAAGCGGTCAGGATCACTGGAGCATGCTCATGGATTAAGGAAGCAGTGATAGATCTATGAGGAAATGACTCGATTGGTTTATCTAGTCGAATGTCCCAAAGATTGACCATATTATTGGATGCACTCATGAGCTCTCGATGTCCACCTCTTTGCATATGAACGTTTTTAATCATTCCTCTTGATTCCCTGTTTTGCCAAATCTTAACCATTGAATCTCTAGAGTCCAGTCTTCGATCGTAGACACGAATAGTTCCGTCACCAAATCCTCCAACGAAAATATTTCCAGCAACTTGGTCGGATGTCAGAGAGGTTATGGAACTCGTAGACCTGGCAGGGATGTCGACCACGCATAGCTCACGAGGAGCATCCCAAATCCTAATAATCTTGACGTCACCACTGACTAACAATGATCCAGTGGATTGTTGCCATTCAGAAACCAATCCTGTGGTTCGAGAGGTAAGCAGAAGATCGGTTAATGCCCTCCAAGCAGTGGCCAACCTGATATCCTCCATAGATTGGAAATTTTTGTAGATTCTGACTACACCATCAGAAGACCCTGTCAACAGCATTGCGttatcatcttcattaatAAACTTCATGTCAGTGATCTTAGTACCAAATGGGTTGTTATTAGAAAACCTGGATAATTGTTCATTGGTTTCCCAGTTGAAACATGTAATATTGTCTTTCTCATCAGCAGATACAAGATAGCTATCAAATTGTGTAAATTTTAACAGTTTTGGCTGAGTGGTATTGTTGAATGTAGCAATATTGTTGTTCCAATCCCCTGAAATAGCCAAATCCTTTTGTGGTTGTGTTTCATTAATAATTGACTCGTTCCGGTTCCTTCTCCAAAGTCTCCTGGTGTACTCAAAACTTCCTGGTTCATCCACATCATTCACACCAATTTGAGGCTCTTGAAAGTATTCCATGCTGTACTCAAAGAATTTACTATGTAAGGGCATTGTTGGTTCGCTGATTGGActcaattgtttcaaaggAACAAACCTAGGTGTAGGAGGAATGGGCTCGATACCATATCCGAGATACAAATGTGAAAGATCCACTGGGGCCAACTGAGAGTCATGATCTTGGATATTTCTGTTGCTAGCACCAGAAAAGTTTCGCAGCCAATTTAATGCGAGATTACTCATCCTATCAGTAAGTGAACTGGTTGAGACGTTGGAGACAGATCTTTGATTATGTCCATTTTGTTGGTTTCCTTCAAATAATGGTGTTATGGTCGTAGAATTCTTATTTGAAGTAATTTTTAGTGATTGAGACCGGCTGCCTGTCTTTGAATGGCTAGGATCTCTCGTCTTATGGATTTTAAGTTGGTTTCCATTGGATACCATCCCCAATCCATGCAAGCTGGCTTGATCTGATTTCAACTGGGTCGTGTCATTGGTTGAACTTCGTTGTAGTAAATATTGTTCCATATCACAGACAATCTCACCAAGGGGACTTTGATTCAATTTGATCATAATAAAATCTACCAAACTCTGCGCATAATCTTTTACTCCATCGTCAGGATCAGAACTCATAATCAGTAGCGTTTTGAATACAGAACTGTAGATGGTTCCATAGTTAATACTTCTTCTCCTAACTTCGTCAATCATGCTGGGATCATCAATTAGAGTTATTTCCTCCTCTAATTGACCACATGCACTAACAATGAAAAAATGGATATACTTCATAACgaacttggaaaaaaagacGACAACTTCCCGACGAACAATGGGAGATCCATCCGCCAATAGGAAAAGCATTGACAATGCAACTTTTACCTCTTGCTGGTTCGACTCTTCTTTACCCATCATCATTGTGGACggttcttcatcatcagatAGCGTTGTCAGAAAGTTGGTCAACGAAATTACAATGGAAGCTCTGACCTCAGGAATCGGATCGTTCAACAGTTTAGTTAAACGCTCAACATGTCCATCTTTATAAGAAATCCATCGTCCATCGGGATAATTGGCCCATAACTGGCCTGTAAAAAGTGCACACCATTGTCTAAGTAGAGGATGTCCTGATTTTTCAAGGTAATACAAACATGTACCAACAAGGTCTGAGCTGAAGCAAAGCCGCTGACCAGGTTTGTACTCCTTCAcaaaaagggaaagaatGAATGCAGACATCGCTTTATGCTCTTCATAGTTGACGTCATTGACCAAAAAGTGGTTTCCACTAGCAGCAGTCGTAGGTTTGGGAGCCACCAGAATTTGGATAAAATAATTGTATCCTTTATCTTTGCATAATTCCTGCTGAGTATTCTTATGATCAATTGACATTATCCTGGCCCAAATAAAAGTTAGAACCGGCTTAAGTTCCTGTGCTGGACTCTGCAAAAGCTTTAAAATGTAAGGGAAAATACCAATAGACAGGGCCAAATAAACTGCCCATGGACCTAGATCcaagaatcttgaaagtaAAATTAAAGCTCTCAATCTGTGAACTTGTGATAGCAATACCTGTAAAACAATTGGCAGCTGATCTGGGGGATCTTTGGAACTTGAACCATATTTCAACCAAATCTCAAAAGCAGTCAAGTGATGTTCAAAGAATGTGGAATGCTGGTAATTATTAATTATTTGACCTTGTGATTGACTTGGTGCTGGAGCTGGAGGCTTTTGGGGGGTCTGATTTCCATCTTGAGAGTCTGATAATGATGTAGTAGTAGATACGGGTGTGGGAGCAACAGAATTGGGCTCTGTTCTCAATAATGTGTTAGCTGAAGCAGTAGGATCTCGagataatttttcatgaTTCTTCACCAATTGAGACAAGACTTGATCGATAGCGAGATCCCAAGAGTCCCACATTGTATGATCAGTGATATCCGGTAATGGAGGATCTGAGATGGGATTACAACCATTTGCTGTCAtaattttctttgcaaGGAGAAAATTTCTAAACAATGCAGCAACCATCAAGTCTTGCCggaaaagtttcttgaacacAGCTCTTGGAAGACTGGACCATGCAATCGTATCAGTTATGGCTGTGAAAATCCAATTTAATTCTCCCAGTGGGGTCCTTCTATCCGTGAGTTTACCAGGAATCTGTATCTGTCCATTCTGATCCAACAAAAGGTCATAATAGCCatgaaatttcaaaggGGACTGTAGGAGAAACCATTTTACACTGATCTCGATTGGGCATGTTAAGCAACACGTAAACAAATCTGCTGGAAGGTCTGGATTCATGGGCAGAATCTCGCTGGACTTACACGCAGCTAGCTGGATACAATCAATGTAGGCAGCAGTGGGTGAAGGAGCACTGATATCATGGTTTCCGTCATTATCGTCGTCGATTCTTTTCTGaacaaatttcttgaagttggtCACTATGTTTCCAGCGGAAGAACAATCGTACACAAAGATGCAAGGAGCTCCAAGCCATGTCTGCAAATCGTACAATGAAATAGGAATATACTGAGTGTATCCTCTGTTAAACACCCAAATTTCTCCACTCTGCGTAGGTTGTGGGACTCCGTGGCCATTGTAATGAAATAAGATACGCTCATCTTTGGCAGTCTTTCTTAGAGTGTTGCAAAATCGTTTCACGTCTTCAACACATGGATCTAGAGATTGCTTGTAGCGAGTTCTCAAAGATAAGGTCTCATACTGTGTTTGCAGCGCTCTCCCAATGGATTCAATAGCCTTCTTATTATCTGTGAACGACAGAGGATCTACCCAAGCCTCTGTTTTAGCAGAAGGTTGAGTCTTGAGGATATCAGGAGGGTCAACTCCAATGTTCAGACATAACACAATAGCTGCACTAACAGTCTTCTGTCGGTCTTTCATGATCTTCCAATCGACAATGGGTTGGTATTTTttgtaatttttttccttctcttcttctgtaGTTGGGTTTCCCGCCGTCTCATGCCTCTTGTCGTCATAATAGATGTAGAAAGTATTGGCCAACATGTCCATGTACTGCTGAGATGTGTACTCATCTTGAAATCCATGCCGCAttgttccaatttttcTAAATATAGGCCAATGAAATAACCGGCTACTGTCAGAATGAAGCTATTACTGGTGAAAATACCCTGTAAAGTGCTAGTTGACAGAGTAGCTGGGCCAGATTGTTCAACGAGTGAGTGAGGTTTATCAGGAAATATCAGAAGAATCGGTGACCGAATGAGGATATTATTTCCCAATTTGTGTAAGGTACgcttttttttttaccaAGACCAAGTAATTTACTTCAGTATACATATGAATACTATAATGTCTTTAAAGAGAGCTAGGGAACCTCTTATGAAAGTCTATTTGTAAATCTGTCAGTTCTTTATCCGTAATCTCATCAAACTCATCCCAAACATCGCTATTGTTCTGGACTTTTTTTGATTTAGATAGATTTAAAGAGGTCGTTAGATGTTCTGGCTTCTTGGGTTTTGGAGGTGGTTTCTTGTGGTGGTGCTGGCCATTATCAGCCTCAGATTTCTTGCTGGAAGAATATGGGACTGCAGTTTTCACTGGATCCACAACAGAATACTTTTGAGGAACTATTCTTGGAGGTGTCTTCGCTTTCTCTAACGATTTGGAGACATTCCGTATGATGTTATCAGCCCTACTGGCATTGttgtttttcctttctgCTTCCGTATACTTCCCATACCCTTCAGCTGTATGAGGTGCTGGGTCCTCTGGTTTATTGAGGAGCATTTTAATACGCCTTTGAATAGATGAGGATCTCTTTACCTTGGATTTGGATGATTCTTCTGTTTGGAGATCTAATGACTCCGAGCTGGTACTCCTGCTAGCATAATGGTTCTCATGTGTTGGAGTTCTAGATCTGGAAGGTGCCACTGATGACCACTTGTCTTGTCTCTCTCTATCTCTCCCGCCCGTCAATAAATTCTTCAATCCTCCTATGCTACTCTTTTTGCTGTGACCCAAGCCCTCGCCTGTTAATTGTGCTCTGCGtgatttcaaattttcacTCTTGGAGAGCCCCCTCAAGAAATCCACGTTACTGTCAATGTGATTCTTATTTCCCGGAGATAGTTCTATTGTTTGCTCTTTTGCTACACTGTCGATAATCTTGTTCGCAGCTTCCAATGAAGGTCGTTTCTCTTGATCTAGAATCTTTGgacttgaaaaatcatcAGATGCATATAAGCTGACGGGTCTTAAAGTCCTACGAGGTGGAAGAGATGGAACCGACTcagatgacgatgatgatgatgacgatgatgatggtCCCGAAAACTTAGATGCTTGGGAACCGATACTTTTGTGTTTATTGTGATGATGTTGATGGGACTTCAAACTAGCCTCCGAATTGCTGATAAAACGGCTCTTATCCAACTTGGCAAATGGATCCTTATCTCTTTTCTCAGAAGAAGTCCTCGAAGATGTTGTAGATATTGGAGCATTTTGGACGTTCGTAGTTAAGTTGAGAACTTTGGAAACGTTAACATCAGGTTGAGAAATGCGTTTCCTCTGTTTGTAAAAGTTCTCTATAGGAACAGGAACATTTCTCATCTTGCATATTTCTTCTAAGAGATGGTAAATATGTGGTCTCTTTTGAGGATCAGAAACTAATAGCTTGCTGATG
This window of the Komagataella phaffii GS115 chromosome 2, complete sequence genome carries:
- a CDS encoding Protein serine/threonine kinase gives rise to the protein MASNPSITPPNAKLPPGTPLTVGTHSVTVIKYISAGGFSHVYTVECSPPFEGSSIACLKRVSVPDKAQLNILRAEVDAMRRLKGHKFIVSYIDSHASRMDNGVGYEVFVLMEYCANGTLIDFMNTRLHNKLKEDEVLKIMSDVSEGIAIMHSLQPPLVHRDIKIENVLISSDWTYKLCDFGSASSPLRPPKNIEEFKILQDDILRHTTPQYRSPEMLDLYRGHPINEKADMWALGIFLYKLCYYCTPFERFNPDHTPNYKAEEMAIVNGSFQFPDRPPFSPRLKNVISKLLVSDPQKRPHIYHLLEEICKMRNVPVPIENFYKQRKRISQPDVNVSKVLNLTTNVQNAPISTTSSRTSSEKRDKDPFAKLDKSRFISNSEASLKSHQHHHNKHKSIGSQASKFSGPSSSSSSSSSSESVPSLPPRRTLRPVSLYASDDFSSPKILDQEKRPSLEAANKIIDSVAKEQTIELSPGNKNHIDSNVDFLRGLSKSENLKSRRAQLTGEGLGHSKKSSIGGLKNLLTGGRDRERQDKWSSVAPSRSRTPTHENHYASRSTSSESLDLQTEESSKSKVKRSSSIQRRIKMLLNKPEDPAPHTAEGYGKYTEAERKNNNASRADNIIRNVSKSLEKAKTPPRIVPQKYSVVDPVKTAVPYSSSKKSEADNGQHHHKKPPPKPKKPEHLTTSLNLSKSKKVQNNSDVWDEFDEITDKELTDLQIDFHKRFPSSL
- a CDS encoding Subunit of TORC1, a rapamycin-sensitive complex involved in growth control, with translation MRHGFQDEYTSQQYMDMLANTFYIYYDDKRHETAGNPTTEEEKEKNYKKYQPIVDWKIMKDRQKTVSAAIVLCLNIGVDPPDILKTQPSAKTEAWVDPLSFTDNKKAIESIGRALQTQYETLSLRTRYKQSLDPCVEDVKRFCNTLRKTAKDERILFHYNGHGVPQPTQSGEIWVFNRGYTQYIPISLYDLQTWLGAPCIFVYDCSSAGNIVTNFKKFVQKRIDDDNDGNHDISAPSPTAAYIDCIQLAACKSSEILPMNPDLPADLFTCCLTCPIEISVKWFLLQSPLKFHGYYDLLLDQNGQIQIPGKLTDRRTPLGELNWIFTAITDTIAWSSLPRAVFKKLFRQDLMVAALFRNFLLAKKIMTANGCNPISDPPLPDITDHTMWDSWDLAIDQVLSQLVKNHEKLSRDPTASANTLLRTEPNSVAPTPVSTTTSLSDSQDGNQTPQKPPAPAPSQSQGQIINNYQHSTFFEHHLTAFEIWLKYGSSSKDPPDQLPIVLQVLLSQVHRLRALILLSRFLDLGPWAVYLALSIGIFPYILKLLQSPAQELKPVLTFIWARIMSIDHKNTQQELCKDKGYNYFIQILVAPKPTTAASGNHFLVNDVNYEEHKAMSAFILSLFVKEYKPGQRLCFSSDLVGTCLYYLEKSGHPLLRQWCALFTGQLWANYPDGRWISYKDGHVERLTKLLNDPIPEVRASIVISLTNFLTTLSDDEEPSTMMMGKEESNQQEVKVALSMLFLLADGSPIVRREVVVFFSKFVMKYIHFFIVSACGQLEEEITLIDDPSMIDEVRRRSINYGTIYSSVFKTLLIMSSDPDDGVKDYAQSLVDFIMIKLNQSPLGEIVCDMEQYLLQRSSTNDTTQLKSDQASLHGLGMVSNGNQLKIHKTRDPSHSKTGSRSQSLKITSNKNSTTITPLFEGNQQNGHNQRSVSNVSTSSLTDRMSNLALNWLRNFSGASNRNIQDHDSQLAPVDLSHLYLGYGIEPIPPTPRFVPLKQLSPISEPTMPLHSKFFEYSMEYFQEPQIGVNDVDEPGSFEYTRRLWRRNRNESIINETQPQKDLAISGDWNNNIATFNNTTQPKLLKFTQFDSYLVSADEKDNITCFNWETNEQLSRFSNNNPFGTKITDMKFINEDDNAMLLTGSSDGVVRIYKNFQSMEDIRLATAWRALTDLLLTSRTTGLVSEWQQSTGSLLVSGDVKIIRIWDAPRELCVVDIPARSTSSITSLTSDQVAGNIFVGGFGDGTIRVYDRRLDSRDSMVKIWQNRESRGMIKNVHMQRGGHRELMSASNNMVNLWDIRLDKPIESFPHRSITASLIHEHAPVILTASKIVNVATTTGEHVSTIRDPSPYLSNKTAGYVSSMMLHPHRMMVATSHTQDSHIQLYKCTDKLVQEHDGY
- a CDS encoding Peroxin 20, translating into MFTSNGSCGPATALDNLSKRVGQDRTLENDHVARFRDQNSSQNRAFRAESSFNTTAGAEFGQFQNTSVQRNYFPSAELIRKNTRFGDNWSSEFRQQQENNKWVEDFGAMNLENVRMEQEQSFQTMDQRTNMQAMSSTANAWTQEFNHMQHNKEMEYEMRIRETQRLVNAPAREVFSMVNQHSQQHNQNFTHNQTQLGDQSHYMTNLAFERQFETVQNEIDGMDMFSDSEQVEQQKELQKEDDNNDIETTKFAEIAQQVFNQMNNVDTTVSQNTEHKFKQSNFLRLMDKVAQREVEINGSGDRFIDKTGNDIRDYLPDPLSDLR
- a CDS encoding Protein involved in ER-to-Golgi transport, producing MIITQNLVSYSGSSLNHDGKGNSRILLSSTNFQHRTPSEPLNGTAYNHESDFVVRKTRSNSSSHSNVSFHGYNLRSLLPYVNFKLCGMCFLWYSSSVVSNNSTKQILRQFSYPVTLTEFQFLLNAFFCLVTIIAVNQHDSRVYKTSSKMSKRFPPGTFPKDIDSAFFTLKDSFLTIKRNILSTTIPMGMFQFLGHITGHKATSIIPVSLVHTIKALSPIVTVFAYRLIFHKHYPIKTYLTLIPLVSGVMLSCLKNNLSINNDLFFQGCLFAFLSMLIFVSQNIFAKKALTFKENQLNGDVDSKLKGDDDTILPQYKNSENNKAEKFDKLTILFYCSIIGFSLTLPLYVILESNVFVQQKTLSLLQLTPGLLFLLILNGFAHFCQSLVAFQILGMISPINYSIANIMKRITIIGFSIFWEATKLNNVQWCGLVLTIIGLYSYDKWGAVKN